The Devosia sp. MC521 genome has a segment encoding these proteins:
- a CDS encoding EAL domain-containing protein, which translates to MLMSGIGAYKTSSPALCLVAVAFLVIGIARYFDTRAFWSAQIDGTDPVAAEHWENRAVWLGGSLGLVYGLWCLVSLVFVDDTLAALSSVSISIAAMVGICARNFGLDSLVSVQMVMVIIPMSLGLALHGESFYVVLSCLLLVMLFSFRKLASDIRNILLSAVHGRMEATRLAAELDIAITTLEHGLCMLDENGTLTVMNAHVAATLKTLGVNYVANRPFTAILADMSRAGQVPRTAIDRLNEMVNRRISGKVLLSAKSGRYYEITISNKQDRCVLLFEDISDRVAAEERISVMARQDSLTNLPNRQHFSELAVAELALRSTGLRPSAMMIFDIDEFKHINDSYGHIIGDDLLRSVAQRLSTSLPSGTILGRLGGDEFVALSPHDSNLEDITNAVAATLAEFRHPFVVSGLHLTVQMSIGIATSENSADELTELMTKADLALYAAKAAGRGCSRVFHVQMDRDYHYRQRLKADLKTAIETGTLSLAFQPQVDITSRKIVSCEALARWEHPQLGNIAPSVFIPLAEESGLISELTEWVMDQAARECASWPAEISVAVNVSARDFRGTDLAKVITCALRTHNLPAHRLEIEVTETAVIEERDLAKTVLNELAAMGIAIGLDDFGTGYSSLSYLHTLPFTKLKIDRAFISDIADNDRARLLLANVARLGRDLNLTVVAEGVETEAQLNTLTAITSVQQVQGYFFSRPLPPRDIAELITRVNCAGKPRKTQQFDAMVNAR; encoded by the coding sequence GTGCTGATGTCCGGCATCGGCGCTTACAAGACTAGTTCTCCAGCCTTGTGCTTAGTTGCGGTTGCCTTTTTGGTCATCGGAATTGCGCGCTATTTTGACACGCGGGCGTTTTGGTCAGCGCAGATAGACGGCACAGATCCCGTAGCCGCCGAACATTGGGAAAACCGTGCCGTCTGGCTCGGGGGCTCCTTAGGCCTTGTTTATGGCCTTTGGTGTCTTGTCTCTTTGGTTTTCGTAGACGACACCCTCGCTGCCCTTTCGAGTGTTTCCATTTCCATCGCAGCAATGGTGGGTATTTGCGCGCGTAACTTCGGACTGGACAGTTTAGTATCGGTGCAGATGGTTATGGTCATCATACCGATGTCGCTGGGCCTCGCGCTGCACGGGGAAAGTTTTTACGTGGTTTTGTCCTGCCTGTTGCTCGTCATGCTGTTCAGCTTTCGAAAACTCGCGTCAGACATCCGAAACATATTGCTCTCCGCTGTTCACGGTCGCATGGAAGCGACGCGACTTGCAGCTGAACTCGACATCGCCATCACCACGCTCGAGCATGGCCTGTGCATGCTGGACGAGAACGGTACTCTGACGGTGATGAACGCCCATGTCGCTGCGACGCTCAAAACCCTAGGGGTCAACTACGTCGCCAACCGACCGTTCACCGCCATACTTGCCGATATGTCGCGCGCCGGGCAGGTTCCGCGCACTGCGATCGACCGGCTCAACGAGATGGTGAACCGCAGAATTTCAGGAAAGGTCCTACTGTCAGCCAAATCTGGCCGGTATTACGAGATCACCATCAGCAACAAGCAGGATCGTTGCGTCTTGTTGTTCGAAGACATTAGCGATCGTGTTGCAGCTGAAGAACGAATCTCCGTCATGGCCCGCCAAGACAGCCTGACGAATTTGCCCAATCGCCAGCACTTCAGTGAACTGGCGGTAGCGGAGCTAGCGCTGCGGTCGACAGGGCTGCGCCCATCAGCGATGATGATCTTTGATATTGATGAATTTAAACACATCAATGACAGCTACGGTCACATCATAGGGGACGATCTGCTGCGTTCTGTGGCGCAGCGTCTCAGTACCAGCCTGCCTTCGGGCACTATTCTGGGGCGCTTGGGTGGTGATGAGTTCGTGGCTCTGTCGCCTCACGACAGCAATCTTGAGGATATTACAAACGCTGTCGCTGCAACGCTTGCAGAATTCCGGCATCCCTTTGTGGTCTCCGGGCTACATTTAACCGTGCAAATGAGCATCGGCATTGCCACCAGCGAAAACAGCGCCGATGAACTGACGGAACTGATGACCAAAGCGGATCTCGCCCTCTATGCAGCCAAGGCCGCAGGTCGTGGGTGTAGCAGGGTCTTCCATGTCCAAATGGACCGAGATTATCACTATCGTCAGCGCCTCAAAGCAGACCTGAAGACAGCGATCGAGACAGGCACGTTGTCCCTAGCGTTCCAGCCACAGGTGGACATTACCAGCCGGAAGATTGTGTCCTGCGAAGCTCTTGCGCGCTGGGAGCATCCGCAGCTCGGTAACATTGCGCCCTCTGTTTTCATCCCACTGGCAGAAGAATCCGGGCTAATCTCAGAACTTACCGAATGGGTCATGGACCAGGCGGCCAGGGAATGCGCGTCTTGGCCAGCCGAAATCAGTGTTGCCGTAAACGTATCGGCCCGCGATTTCCGTGGCACTGACCTTGCCAAGGTGATCACCTGCGCGCTGCGCACACACAATCTGCCAGCGCATCGCCTTGAAATTGAGGTGACCGAAACGGCCGTGATCGAAGAGCGTGATTTAGCCAAGACGGTGTTGAACGAACTCGCCGCGATGGGGATTGCCATCGGGCTAGATGACTTCGGGACCGGCTATTCTTCCCTGAGCTATCTGCACACCCTGCCTTTCACCAAGCTCAAAATCGACCGCGCTTTTATTAGCGATATCGCAGACAACGATCGCGCTCGCCTGCTGTTGGCCAATGTCGCGCGCCTTGGGAGAGACCTTAACCTCACGGTTGTTGCCGAGGGCGTTGAAACGGAGGCACAACTCAATACGCTAACTGCTATTACAAGCGTCCAGCAGGTTCAGGGATATTTCTTCTCCCGCCCCCTTCCGCCACGCGATATTGCAGAACTGATCACACGCGTGAACTGCGCGGGTAAACCACGCAAGACCCAGCAATTTGATGCCATGGTTAACGCCCGTTAA
- a CDS encoding heme biosynthesis HemY N-terminal domain-containing protein yields MIRLASWIIGSLVIAGIVAWVIALPGTISLDIAGYRMQPRLGTAVALLVLATIIIIAIWALVRRVIGAPKALNRRRNRKRREQGVEALSQAVIALQSGDPARARIMAREAQARLPENSAAKLLEARADLAMGDMSAAREHYRALIANESTAVAALTGLYDQAQAQGRPEAALVFAQKTLTLAPHSAWANQAVFDNFVATRRWAEAVAMVNVEVAGSREEKARKRRRQAVIESARAREMEVSEPNSGLDHALTALKLLPDFIPAALIGARIYINRGESRKAQSLLRRTWRATGHPDVAMLYANSQPGASALDRLKRIGELIEIPPTNCAAAMVMARSAIDAYDWPLARKCLENFLDDDLTQGVASLMGEIEEGQSGDQGKAREWFARAVRAPRDPAWTADGIISDEWEPVSPVTGRLDAFEWKVPTTQTARSTAIEKGTVQTMSELPPPERALPLATTENDQ; encoded by the coding sequence ATGATCAGGCTTGCCTCGTGGATTATCGGCAGCCTTGTCATTGCAGGCATTGTAGCTTGGGTCATTGCTCTCCCCGGCACCATCAGCCTTGATATTGCTGGTTATCGCATGCAACCGCGCCTTGGTACGGCGGTGGCACTGCTGGTTTTGGCAACCATCATCATTATTGCCATTTGGGCGCTGGTCCGCCGCGTGATTGGGGCCCCTAAGGCCTTGAACCGTCGTCGTAATCGTAAGCGCCGCGAACAGGGCGTCGAAGCCCTATCGCAAGCCGTCATCGCTCTCCAATCCGGCGATCCGGCCCGTGCTCGCATCATGGCGCGCGAGGCCCAAGCTCGGCTGCCTGAAAATAGTGCTGCCAAACTTCTTGAGGCACGCGCCGATCTGGCAATGGGCGATATGTCTGCCGCACGCGAACATTATCGCGCCCTGATCGCCAACGAATCGACCGCAGTGGCTGCTTTGACCGGCTTATACGACCAGGCTCAGGCGCAAGGCCGCCCTGAGGCGGCCCTTGTTTTCGCTCAGAAAACCTTGACCTTAGCGCCGCACAGCGCGTGGGCCAACCAGGCCGTATTCGACAATTTTGTCGCCACGCGCCGATGGGCTGAAGCAGTTGCAATGGTCAATGTGGAGGTTGCCGGCAGTCGCGAGGAAAAGGCCCGTAAGCGCCGTCGACAAGCTGTGATTGAGTCAGCGCGGGCCAGGGAAATGGAAGTGTCCGAGCCAAACTCGGGCCTTGATCATGCCCTTACCGCCTTGAAACTTTTACCAGACTTCATACCCGCCGCTCTTATCGGCGCGCGCATTTACATCAATCGGGGCGAAAGCCGCAAAGCGCAAAGCCTGCTGCGTCGCACATGGCGAGCGACCGGTCATCCAGATGTGGCCATGCTGTATGCCAACTCCCAGCCCGGCGCTTCGGCTTTGGACCGCCTCAAGCGGATCGGCGAACTGATCGAGATACCGCCAACAAATTGTGCGGCTGCCATGGTCATGGCCCGGTCTGCCATAGACGCTTACGATTGGCCGCTTGCCCGCAAGTGCTTGGAAAACTTCCTTGATGACGACCTCACCCAGGGCGTCGCTAGCTTGATGGGTGAGATTGAGGAGGGGCAAAGCGGGGATCAGGGTAAAGCGCGTGAATGGTTCGCTCGCGCTGTTCGGGCCCCACGTGATCCAGCATGGACGGCAGATGGAATCATTAGCGACGAATGGGAGCCGGTTTCTCCGGTTACCGGGCGTCTCGATGCGTTCGAATGGAAAGTGCCAACCACCCAAACCGCGCGATCCACGGCGATTGAGAAGGGGACAGTGCAAACTATGTCTGAACTCCCGCCTCCGGAACGCGCCTTGCCTCTTGCAACCACTGAAAACGATCAGTAA
- a CDS encoding uroporphyrinogen-III synthase: MAKLMRMLITRPEPDAQATQDRLSALGIEGSLAPLMIRQNVDASVPPGAFAGVAVTSTNALRSLEDQALIERFRDVPTFAVGDRTAYEARALGFTNVVAADGTLPSLVTTIALSRNPGPIFYPAGRHLSGDLGHALAPHGILVATATVYEMVSETSLPSGLLDDLEADGFGAVLFYSRRTAEIFCSLGQSIELGKRRTIPMLCMSEKVAEPLLENHFSRVLLSDYPSEDAMMALALAFAREQTGA, translated from the coding sequence ATGGCAAAACTAATGCGCATGTTGATCACTCGTCCTGAGCCCGATGCTCAGGCGACCCAAGATCGCCTTTCGGCCTTGGGTATTGAGGGGTCACTCGCGCCGCTGATGATCCGCCAGAACGTTGATGCGTCGGTGCCGCCCGGTGCCTTTGCTGGCGTGGCAGTCACCAGCACCAATGCTTTACGCTCGCTCGAAGATCAGGCGTTGATCGAGCGCTTTCGTGACGTCCCCACATTTGCGGTGGGAGATCGCACGGCGTATGAAGCCCGGGCTTTGGGCTTCACCAATGTTGTGGCCGCCGATGGAACGCTGCCGTCGCTGGTCACGACAATTGCCCTTTCACGTAATCCGGGCCCAATTTTCTATCCTGCAGGACGTCACCTGAGCGGTGATCTGGGCCATGCTTTGGCGCCACATGGAATTTTGGTCGCAACGGCAACAGTTTATGAAATGGTTTCAGAGACGAGCCTGCCTTCTGGCCTGCTCGATGATCTCGAGGCTGACGGCTTTGGGGCGGTCCTATTTTATTCGCGCCGCACGGCAGAAATTTTCTGCTCTTTGGGTCAATCAATAGAACTTGGTAAGCGTCGCACGATACCCATGCTGTGCATGTCAGAAAAAGTTGCAGAGCCACTGCTCGAAAACCACTTCAGCCGCGTTCTGCTTTCTGACTACCCCAGCGAAGACGCCATGATGGCACTGGCACTTGCTTTTGCTAGAGAGCAAACTGGGGCATGA